The Limnochorda sp. LNt genome includes a region encoding these proteins:
- a CDS encoding IreB family regulatory phosphoprotein produces the protein MREANPTPHPERKGLDDQATVRFRVEEPGPRRAARVLRQVYQALVEKGYHPTSQLVGYLLSGDPTYITSHRNARSLIRTVERDELLEEIIEHYVNCPENRPS, from the coding sequence GTGCGAGAGGCCAACCCGACGCCGCATCCGGAGCGCAAGGGGCTCGACGACCAGGCCACCGTCCGGTTTCGGGTGGAGGAGCCCGGCCCGCGCCGGGCGGCCCGTGTACTGCGCCAGGTCTACCAGGCCCTGGTGGAGAAGGGCTATCACCCCACCAGCCAGCTGGTGGGGTACCTGCTGTCGGGAGACCCCACCTACATCACCAGCCACCGCAACGCGCGCAGCCTCATCCGCACCGTCGAGCGAGACGAGCTGCTGGAGGAGATCATCGAGCACTACGTCAACTGCCCGGAGAATCGCCCGTCGTGA